From Schizosaccharomyces pombe strain 972h- genome assembly, chromosome: II, the proteins below share one genomic window:
- the tea2 gene encoding kinesin family plus-end directed microtubule motor Tea2, whose protein sequence is MSSSSSKPVNTGLVTPRRYSTMTGIRTGPSQSGTGSIPYSPTSPLSRNFSNYSIPMLRSNSTQTNVNGPTAFDLGVTEKLMSPGTLDRYTRPALYPSKDLDYLKNEYVNYESTTSQQTNSKGLKESNFVGSGIITSIRIRPIGKNQGVWSHGKLSNDPYGREYIRQQTSTSSSTIQQEYLFNNVFGMESKNYDIYKRSVKSVVRNVFSGYNGIVFAYGMTGTGKTYSMQGTENEPGIIPLAMNDLFEMVENNSDDDTFQIRISYLEIYNERIRDLIGNSDEEPRIRENASGEVNVTPLTRVLVTSPEEVSQVIEQCNAIRKTAATDFNTYSSRSHAILQVFLIRNNPTAHTSQISSLSLVDLAGSERASAHHERRKEGAFINKSLLTLGTVISRLSAAANPSLTSNSGHIPYRESKLTRLLQQSLSGQSQISLLATISIESNHTMETTNTLKFASRAQNLPQDIRQAEAVTNVQAELASLHSALEKNAQEVEYYASLVKQLTSDLEERDTYIAMLEAERSQGTAISRARLRMEELLSDHNFEIADLRDELQDKEQIIYALRYAQKQRDIADFNQSLAKFPHKILKKNVTRGSRSSSDQFSNETKTEILPDDQQQSKKDSVTQETQLLS, encoded by the coding sequence ATGAGTTCATCTTCCTCAAAACCCGTGAATACTGGGTTGGTTACACCTCGCCGCTATTCTACAATGACTGGCATACGGACTGGTCCATCTCAGAGTGGAACAGGGAGTATTCCATATTCCCCAACGTCACCATTGTCCCGAAATTTTTCGAACTATTCCATACCTATGCTACGAAGCAATAGCACTCAAACAAATGTAAATGGGCCTACAGCATTTGATTTGGGAGTTACAGAGAAATTGATGTCTCCTGGAACTTTAGATAGATACACGCGTCCTGCCTTGTATCCGTCGAAGGACTTggattatttaaaaaatgagtatGTTAATTATGAATCTACAACAAGTCAACAAACCAATTCTAAAGGTTTAAAAGAGAGCAACTTTGTTGGTTCAGGAATTATCACAAGTATACGTATTCGACCTATTGGTAAAAACCAAGGTGTATGGTCACATGGCAAGTTAAGCAATGACCCATATGGTCGTGAATACATTCGCCAGCAAACAAGTACAAGCTCGTCCACAATTCAGCAAgaatatctttttaataatgttttTGGGATGGAATCTAAAAATTACGATATATACAAACGTTCTGTTAAGTCGGTTGTCCGTAATGTTTTTTCCGGATATAATGGAATAGTGTTTGCTTATGGAATGACCGGCACAGGAAAAACATATTCTATGCAAGGTACGGAAAACGAACCTGGTATTATTCCACTTGCCATGaatgatttatttgaaatggTTGAAAACAATTCTGATGACGATACCTTTCAAATCCGTATATCctatttagaaatttatAATGAGAGAATACGAGACTTAATCGGAAACTCGGACGAAGAGCCAAGAATACGCGAAAATGCATCTGGAGAAGTCAATGTTACACCATTAACTCGAGTTCTCGTCACTAGCCCCGAAGAGGTTAGTCAGGTTATTGAACAGTGCAATGCAATCCGAAAAACAGCAGCAACCGATTTCAATACGTATAGTTCTCGTTCGCATGCAATTCTTCAGGTTTTTCTTATTCGAAATAATCCTACTGCTCACACTTCACAAATTTCGAGTCTCAGCTTGGTGGATCTCGCTGGAAGTGAAAGAGCTTCAGCTCACCATGAAAGACGCAAAGAAGGAGCATTTATCAACAAATCTCTTTTAACATTAGGAACTGTTATTTCTAGGTTGTCAGCAGCTGCAAATCCTTCACTTACCTCAAATTCAGGACATATACCGTATCGTGAGTCTAAGTTAACTCGTCTGTTGCAGCAATCTTTATCCGGCCAATCACAAATATCACTTTTAGCAACGATAAGCATAGAATCCAACCATACGATGGAGACTACTAACACGCTTAAATTTGCATCTAGAGCTCAAAATTTGCCTCAAGATATTCGCCAAGCGGAAGCTGTGACTAATGTTCAAGCTGAATTAGCATCTTTACACTCTGCCCTTGAAAAGAATGCCCAAGAAGTTGAATATTATGCTTCTTTGGTGAAGCAATTGACTTCGGACTTAGAGGAACGAGATACATACATTGCCATGTTAGAGGCAGAGCGTTCGCAAGGAACTGCTATAAGTAGAGCTCGTTTACGAATGGAGGAATTGCTTTCTGACCATAATTTCGAAATTGCAGATCTAAGAGATGAATTACAAGATAAAGaacaaattatttatgCTCTTCGATATGCTCAGAAGCAACGGGATATTGCCGATTTCAATCAATCGCTTGCTAAATTCCCTCACAAAAtcttaaagaaaaatgttaCTAGGGGAAGCAGAAGCTCCTCTGATCAGTTCAGTAATGAAACTAAAACTGAAATTTTGCCAGACGATCAACAGCAATCGAAAAAGGATTCTGTGACTCAGGAAACGCAACTTCTTTCTTGA
- the cmp7 gene encoding ESCRT III complex subunit, giving the protein MGKKEKVNALEFSVNKGIFTKTRLKSLYSDFTSLFIKNPEGFLANVNTWREAIETSAWSGKLNSRIILVFDETFESAFSSPALGRPLSLGAVAAYWIQQGVWLRKQDFLNDCKKGNLVREDGFSIFSILRWSFQKLGFQNQASSILSNRSPSGQYVIRKNIEKLACLVHNEAMRRCSSYTSAIYTWDFFQDTFGSLYWEEGKLNKDEMECLLNWMCYQKHVLIFDSKIIKFLPNSQIDAQLASIDKSIDGSVADLIQARASIAQRSEFLNEELEQLSQVLNQAVKKGEKTIAITYLRRKKILSKDLERKVSSRLQLDTIISNIDNAVDNKILLIAMSSGSEALDAILAQMGGTEKVEDVLENVNDTLARSEEIDATIQTYNPQNIDLEDEAVEKEWQDLVAEEQKVEDIVSTLGNVSLKTPSDTFTLTNTDSDKKTSKPEKIQAELVEQ; this is encoded by the exons ATGggaaaaaaggagaaagtCAATGCTTTGGAATTTTCTGTTAATAAAggaatttttacaaaaactCGTTTAAAAAGCCTGTATTCTGACTTTACGAGTctgtttataaaaaatcctGAAGGATTTTTGGCAAACGTAAATACTTGGAGAGAAGCAATTGAAACATCCGCATGGTCTGGGAAGTTGAATTCTAGGATAATCTTAGTTTTCGATGAGACTTTTGAAAGTGCGTTTTCAAGTCCTGCTTTAGGTAGACCTTTGAGCCTTGGTGCTGTTGCG GCTTACTGGATCCAGCAAGGGGTTTGGCTTCGTAAGCAAGACTTTTTGAACGATtgtaaaaaaggaaatttagTAAGAGAAGACggtttttctattttttcaattctaCGGTGGAGTTTTCAGAAACTTGGGTTTCAAAATCAAGCCTCATCCATATTGTCAAATAGATCCCCGAGTGGGCAGTATGTAAttcgaaaaaatattgagaAACTTGCTTGCCTTGTACACAATGAAGCAATGCGACGGTGCAGCAGCTATACGAGTGCAATTTATACTTGGGACTTTTTTCAAGATACTTTTGGAAGCTTATACTGggaagaaggaaaattaAACAAGGATGAGATGGAATGCCTTCTTAATTGGATGTGCTATCAAAAACatgttttaatatttgattCTAAG ATAATCAAGTTTTTACCCAACAGCCAAATTGATGCTCAATTAGCTTCAATTGATAAGTCTATTGATGGGTCTGTTGCAGATCTGATACAGGCTAGGGCATCCATCGCCCAAAGAtcagaatttttaaacgaGGAATTGGAGCAACTTTCACAAGTGCTAAACCAAGCAGTTAAAAAGGGAGAGAAAACAATAGCAATAACTTATTTACGTcgaaaaaagattttgtCTAAAGATTTGGAAAGGAAAGTTTCTTCGCGTCTGCAATTAGATACTATAATTTCTAATATTGATAATGCGGTTGACaacaaaattttgcttATTGCAATGTCTTCTGGCTCTGAAGCTCTAGACGCAATTTTAGCTCAAATGGGTGGAACTGAAAAAGTGGAAGATGTCTTAGAAAACGTAAATGATACACTGGCTCGTTCGGAAGAGATTGATGCAACTATTCAAACTTACAATCCTCAAAACATTGATTTAGAGGATGAAGCcgttgaaaaagaatggCAGGATTTGGTAGCTGAAGAACAGAAGGTTGAAGATATCGTGTCTACATTAGGCAATGTTTCTCTAAAAACACCATCTGATACTTTTACCCTTACTAAT
- the trs8501 gene encoding TRAPP complex subunit Trs85, which yields MDIATNFITRSLSEIAPNASQSSLHVTPSSVSNNAFGLKLRQLISDTYCPHIFIMASDDTENFMKRKGFDDFASFIRPFGDRIFQSSTNNSAISKETLDSRIFDNDHDSIRFVPMEAVQVPRQWKRNKAWNTENGLENCANSRFAPGGDIDSFRVLSQKLIEEWVQSGSNNYPENGFLNPILDYLKLLLSGNPVAEHETFSHPVGCLIVITSHNTNPMATVMRLFKEINNAPFPNFISKEILHYYLFIHDEDNNDLSNSKQIFQQMRRSLGANSHFIRLRSNYISAKPLDTDRYDTSSIQSLKNAPRDSMESESFCSSSDDAKPITFVTKNLRKFPIPEWRSSLEVQAESEQSCLPLYPLLPVEEVEGMKKFVQTMLYDSIYPFMQRCVRAWEEDLTPQYGNLTTRLLFASKKYWSRNHSSHSQGNYDPLSLIYSSEKQESIKRKMADFSFMLRDYKRAYEIYDEIRNTFSQDKAWNYLASCEEIQIICLLMQNRNISLKSQISYLNKWFDEMVYIYAVRLHSFYYTFRSVLVTSLLLSLKPAFSIDFAASWLAKILEPGPISLNPFETSFLNTTIAGMYSNKEHVGVTDGNRRRKAAFWFAYSAGFWRDCGHCKMAEICWNLANRVYSKSGWESLSEHMLDLKPTLSENFRVKNTFH from the coding sequence ATGGACATTgcaacaaattttataacCAGGAGCCTTTCTGAAATTGCTCCTAATGCATCTCAAAGTTCTCTTCATGTAACACCGTCATCGGTGAGCAACAATGCGTTTGGGCTAAAGCTTCGACAGCTGATCAGTGACACATATTGTCCGCACATATTTATTATGGCATCTGATGACACAGAAAATTTCATGAAGCGTAAAGGATTTGACGATTTTGCATCTTTTATTCGACCGTTCGGAGATCGCATTTTTCAGAGCTCGACAAACAATTCTGCCATTTCAAAGGAAACTTTGGATTCTAggatttttgataatgatCATGACTCAATTCGCTTTGTTCCTATGGAAGCAGTACAAGTTCCTCGGCAGTGGAAGCGAAATAAAGCCTGGAATACCGAAAACGGATTAGAAAATTGCGCAAATTCTAGATTTGCTCCTGGCGGTGACATTGATAGTTTCAGAGTCTTGAGTCAGAAGCTCATAGAAGAGTGGGTTCAATCGGGCAGCAATAATTACCCCGAAAATGGATTTTTAAATCCCATTCTGGATTATCTCAAACTTCTACTTTCTGGTAACCCGGTAGCTGAACATGAAACTTTTTCTCATCCTGTGGGTTGTCTAATTGTTATAACGTCTCATAATACCAATCCTATGGCAACTGTTATGCGtttattcaaagaaattaacAATGCGCCCTTTcctaattttatttctaaagaaattttaCATTACTATTTGTTTATACATGATGAAGATAACAACGATCTTTCAAATTCgaagcaaatttttcagCAAATGCGGAGAAGTCTTGGCGCAAACTCTCATTTTATTAGATTAAGGTCGAATTACATATCAGCGAAACCTTTAGATACTGACAGATATGATACGTCTTCTATACagtcattaaaaaatgcacCTAGAGATTCGATGGAAAGCGAAAGCTTTTGTTCATCTAGTGATGATGCCAAACCGATAACATTTGTgactaaaaatttaagaaaatttccaaTTCCAGAATGGAGATCATCATTAGAAGTTCAGGCCGAATCCGAACAATCGTGTTTGCCTCTTTATCCTTTACTGCCTGTAGAAGAAGTGGAAGGGATGAAAAAGTTTGTTCAAACAATGTTGTATGATAGTATATATCCTTTTATGCAAAGATGCGTACGGGCCTGGGAAGAAGATCTGACCCCTCAATACGGTAATTTAACTACCAGGCTTCTATTTGCCTCCAAAAAATACTGGTCTCGTAATCATTCAAGCCATTCTCAAGGTAACTATGATCCACTATCCCTTATTTATTCTTCAGAAAAGCAGGAAAgcataaaaagaaaaatggcggatttttcttttatgcTTCGTGATTACAAACGTGcttatgaaatttatgatGAGATTCGGAATACATTTTCTCAAGACAAAGCCTGGAATTATTTAGCGTCTTGCGAGGAAATCCAAATAATATGTCTGTTAATGCAAAATCGGAATATCAGCTTGAAGTCGCAAATTTCGTATTTGAACAAATGGTTCGACGAAATGGTTTATATCTATGCTGTTCGTCTTCACTCTTTTTACTATACATTTAGAAGTGTGCTAGTTACAAGCTTGTTGCTCTCGTTGAAGCCTGCGTTTAGTATCGACTTTGCAGCATCCTGGCTTGCAAAGATATTGGAACCAGGCCCTATTTCCCTCAATCCGTTTGAAACTTCTTTCTTAAATACGACAATAGCTGGAATGTATAGTAATAAGGAACATGTTGGTGTTACTGATGGAAATCGCCGCAGAAAAGCTGCTTTTTGGTTTGCATATAGCGCTGGCTTTTGGCGGGACTGTGGCCATTGTAAAATGGCAGAGATTTGCTGGAATCTTGCTAATCGTGTGTATTCAAAATCAGGATGGGAATCGCTTTCTGAACATATGCTGGACTTAAAACCAACGCTTTCCGAAAACTTTCGGGTgaaaaatacttttcatTAG